The stretch of DNA AGACTACCTCCTATGAGTTTGATGATACCGAGCATGCAGCCGATTTATTTGGACTCAAAGAGTTCGGTAATATCTATACTCGAATTATGAATCCCACCAGTGATGTGTTTGAAAATCGCATTGCAGCACTCGAAGGCGGTGCCGCAGCCGTAGCTACCGCATCAGGACAATCGGCTCAATTTTTGACTATTGCTACCATTGCACAGGCCGGCGACAATATTGTCTCCACCAGTTTTTTGTACGGCGGCACCTATAACCAGTTCAAAGTAACATTACCCCGGCTGGGTATCGACGTCAATTTTGTGGAAGATGACAACCCCGAAAGCTATGAAGCAGCTATCGATGAAAATACTAAAGCGATCTATGTGGAATCCATAGGAAATCCGCGTGGCAATGTACCTGATTTTGAGGGACTGTCTGCTATCGCCGAAAAGCACGGTATTCCGCTGATCGTAGATAACACTTTTGGCGCAGCCGGCGCTATTGCACAACCCATTAAACACGGCGCTAATATCGTTACCGAATCAGCCACCAAATGGATCGGCGGTCATGGTACGAGCATCGGTGGAGTCATCGTTGACGCTGGAAACTTTAACTGGGACAATGGTAATTTTCCGGTCTTTACCGAACCCTCACCGGCCTATCACGGACTTAATTTTTGGGAGACTTTTGGCGCTGACAGCCCGTTTGGAAATATTGCTTTCGCCATCCGTGCACGAGTAGAAGCACTCCGTGATTTCGGGTCAGCACAATCGCCCTTTAACAGCTTTCTGTTCCTCCAGGGCCTCGAAACACTGTCACTACGTACCGAGCGTCACTGCGAAAATGCGTTAGAACTGGCAAAATGGCTGAAAAAACAAGACATCGTGGACTGGGTGAACTACACCGGACTCGAAGAGCATCCTTACCATGAACGCGCCAAAAAATATCTGGAACCCGGAAAGTTCGGAGCGGTCCTCACCTTTGGCGTAAAAGGCGGATTCGAATCAGCACGAACTTTCATCGAAAATGTAGAAGTAGCCAGCCATCTGGCAAATGTGGGTGATGCCAAAACATTGGTCATTCATCCGGCTTCAACAACTCACCAACAGCTCACCGACGAAGAACAAGCTTCCGGCGGCGTAAAACCTGACCTTATTCGCGTATCAGTGGGTATTGAACATATAGACGATATCAAAGAGGATTTCGAAATTGCCTTTAGTAAAATTAAATAATCAGCATAATACAATGAATAGCATCTATTCTGACCCAATAAAAAATCTATGTCTCCCCTCTTGGGAGGCTATTTGACAGTAACTCGGTGTTACATCTTTTCCCTATTGCAAGGATCTAGACTTGCAATAGGTTCAATTTCAAATAATTAAAATAACACACCAAACCTGGTGAGCATGGACGCTCATCAAAATGATAAAGTCATATATTATGACCAATCAACAATCCATAACTTTTGACGAGCCTTTTGTTACTGAAAAAGGCAAAACCATTCCCCGGCCTACGGTGGCATACCAAAGCTGGGGAACACTTAACAGCGACCGCACCAACGCAGTGCTTGTGTGCCATGCACTAACGGGCAATACTGCTGCCAATGAGTGGTTCAGCGGACTCTTTGGTCCCGGCAAC from Fodinibius salinus encodes:
- a CDS encoding O-acetylhomoserine aminocarboxypropyltransferase/cysteine synthase family protein, producing the protein MSTNEEERNLQFETLQLHAGQEPDPTTGSRAVPIYQTTSYEFDDTEHAADLFGLKEFGNIYTRIMNPTSDVFENRIAALEGGAAAVATASGQSAQFLTIATIAQAGDNIVSTSFLYGGTYNQFKVTLPRLGIDVNFVEDDNPESYEAAIDENTKAIYVESIGNPRGNVPDFEGLSAIAEKHGIPLIVDNTFGAAGAIAQPIKHGANIVTESATKWIGGHGTSIGGVIVDAGNFNWDNGNFPVFTEPSPAYHGLNFWETFGADSPFGNIAFAIRARVEALRDFGSAQSPFNSFLFLQGLETLSLRTERHCENALELAKWLKKQDIVDWVNYTGLEEHPYHERAKKYLEPGKFGAVLTFGVKGGFESARTFIENVEVASHLANVGDAKTLVIHPASTTHQQLTDEEQASGGVKPDLIRVSVGIEHIDDIKEDFEIAFSKIK